The Acidicapsa ligni genome has a window encoding:
- a CDS encoding zinc-dependent dehydrogenase — protein sequence MSTATAISGTTYSERIPATMHAAVYRGVNDVRVETVPVPQIGAGEILIKVASCGICGTDLKKIHNGSHSAPRIFGHETAGTIVATGADVSNFSVGERVMVFHHIPCRKCYYCRKQTFAQCATYKKVGVGAGFEPSGGGFAGYVRVMDWIIRDGGVVRIPDGVPFEQAAFVEPVNTCLKGVKMLNLQPDETVLVIGQGPIGILLASLALRTGATVLTSDLYPERHAIAATFGLSNPIDARTEDVAARAREATEGRGADAVFVAVGVDALIKTAMDAVRPGGKVLLFAQTQHGEAIFDPGAVCMDEKALLGSYSAAVDIQEEGAQLVFDGYRNGFDLTKLISHRFPLKQAVEAIDVASKPTASSMKIMIEPEA from the coding sequence ATGAGTACAGCTACCGCAATTTCCGGAACAACATATTCCGAAAGAATTCCCGCCACAATGCACGCCGCTGTTTATCGTGGCGTCAATGACGTGCGCGTAGAGACCGTTCCTGTACCTCAAATCGGAGCTGGAGAGATTCTTATCAAAGTAGCGTCGTGCGGCATCTGCGGCACAGACCTCAAGAAGATTCATAACGGCTCTCATTCGGCGCCCCGCATCTTCGGTCACGAAACAGCCGGCACTATCGTGGCTACCGGCGCTGACGTCTCAAATTTTTCCGTCGGCGAACGCGTCATGGTCTTCCATCACATTCCATGCCGCAAGTGCTACTACTGCCGAAAGCAGACATTTGCCCAATGTGCGACTTATAAAAAGGTGGGCGTGGGCGCAGGCTTCGAGCCATCCGGTGGCGGATTCGCCGGATATGTTCGCGTCATGGATTGGATCATTCGCGACGGTGGTGTCGTGCGAATCCCCGACGGCGTTCCCTTTGAGCAGGCAGCCTTTGTAGAGCCGGTGAATACCTGCCTCAAGGGCGTGAAGATGCTCAATCTGCAACCGGACGAAACAGTATTGGTAATCGGGCAAGGTCCTATCGGTATTCTGCTCGCCTCACTTGCTCTACGAACCGGGGCAACAGTCCTCACCTCAGACCTCTACCCCGAGCGTCATGCGATCGCAGCAACCTTTGGCCTTTCGAACCCCATCGATGCACGCACCGAAGACGTTGCTGCACGTGCACGCGAAGCAACGGAAGGACGCGGCGCAGACGCCGTGTTTGTAGCTGTCGGCGTCGATGCTCTCATCAAAACAGCAATGGACGCGGTTCGTCCTGGCGGCAAAGTTCTTCTCTTCGCTCAGACTCAGCATGGGGAAGCGATCTTCGATCCGGGCGCTGTATGCATGGATGAAAAAGCGTTATTAGGCTCATATTCAGCGGCTGTCGATATTCAAGAGGAAGGCGCGCAGCTTGTATTTGATGGCTATCGCAACGGCTTCGATTTGACGAAGCTGATATCGCATCGCTTCCCATTGAAGCAGGCTGTCGAGGCAATCGATGTTGCATCTAAACCTACGGCCAGCTCAATGAAAATCATGATAGAGCCAGAAGCCTAG
- a CDS encoding phosphorylase family protein yields the protein MNTAPRPRPVFIAALPREIASLVSHRGWRAYQKLLSRNIHLFEHDDAILACAGMGADRAALAVEAALKLGPASELISIGWAGACNERLHVGDIVHADIVVDTRTGERFFTGEGTQPQTIQTVVTVASPASAQEKQRLGAAYSASAVDMEAAAVARLARARELPFYAIKAISDDVTFELPDLAQFATQDGQFREAAFGLHVALRPTLWASVLAMAKGSKLAAGHLCAEVETHMHPYRNRTT from the coding sequence ATGAATACAGCTCCCAGGCCTCGTCCGGTTTTTATCGCAGCTCTGCCGCGTGAGATCGCTTCTCTCGTTAGCCATCGTGGATGGCGCGCCTACCAAAAGCTCCTTAGCCGCAATATCCATCTCTTTGAACATGACGACGCAATCCTCGCTTGCGCGGGCATGGGCGCAGACCGCGCAGCCCTTGCAGTAGAAGCCGCGTTGAAACTGGGACCAGCGTCCGAACTCATCTCCATCGGCTGGGCTGGTGCATGCAATGAGCGCCTGCATGTCGGCGATATTGTTCATGCAGATATTGTTGTAGACACCAGGACAGGTGAGCGTTTCTTTACCGGTGAAGGCACTCAACCTCAAACCATTCAGACGGTAGTGACCGTCGCCAGCCCAGCCAGCGCACAGGAAAAACAGCGGCTCGGTGCTGCTTATTCCGCTAGTGCTGTTGATATGGAAGCAGCGGCCGTGGCTCGTCTGGCACGTGCGCGAGAATTGCCTTTTTACGCCATCAAGGCCATCTCGGACGACGTAACCTTCGAGCTACCAGACCTGGCTCAATTTGCCACTCAGGATGGCCAATTTCGTGAAGCTGCCTTCGGTTTGCATGTTGCATTGAGGCCGACACTTTGGGCCTCTGTGCTGGCAATGGCAAAGGGCAGTAAACTAGCAGCAGGGCATTTGTGCGCAGAGGTTGAGACGCACATGCATCCATATCGGAATCGGACGACATGA
- a CDS encoding tetratricopeptide repeat protein, which translates to MPESANVESPEIAKAEAALLKNDWKTAEPILDSWLATHPVDARALFDAGYLADAQGRNEDAMAFYTKAVSANPKSFEAQISLGLLLARMGKSADSRPVLVVATTLDPGDAGVAAKAKAWRALAQIDRVGVDGKADPAQASADLIEALKLTPETTEDTLFAASLAEAAGDSVSAEAAYRRLLKKDPDSEQASTGLAHVLIAQKKYPEAEDLVKEALKKHPEDPALTAQLAAVLVAQDKAEALPLLQEFHQKHPDDAALTRMLAQVNADAGDYEASDELYVKMLAADPKDADLLAGHGQNLIRLHRYAEAMKAFEQATSIDETNGEAWNGLAFASFEMHQPTITLHALSVRSKYLPETATIYFLWATAYDTLHDKKQASAYYHQFLDTANGKFPDQEWQAKQRLAVLEKGR; encoded by the coding sequence GTGCCTGAGAGTGCGAATGTTGAATCGCCCGAGATAGCCAAGGCTGAGGCCGCGTTACTCAAGAATGATTGGAAGACTGCCGAACCTATTCTTGACTCCTGGCTTGCGACGCATCCGGTAGACGCTCGTGCGCTCTTTGATGCCGGGTATCTGGCCGATGCGCAGGGGCGCAATGAGGATGCGATGGCTTTTTATACCAAGGCGGTTTCGGCAAATCCAAAGAGCTTCGAGGCACAGATTTCGCTTGGTCTGCTGCTCGCGCGTATGGGTAAATCAGCAGATTCGCGCCCGGTGCTGGTAGTTGCCACGACGCTCGATCCGGGCGATGCTGGAGTTGCCGCCAAGGCTAAGGCATGGCGTGCACTGGCACAGATTGATCGGGTAGGAGTGGATGGCAAAGCCGATCCAGCGCAGGCCTCAGCGGATTTGATCGAGGCATTGAAGCTCACTCCCGAAACGACAGAGGACACACTGTTTGCGGCCAGTCTTGCCGAGGCTGCTGGTGACTCAGTCTCGGCCGAGGCTGCATATCGGCGGTTGCTGAAAAAAGATCCCGATTCAGAGCAGGCGTCTACAGGACTGGCTCATGTACTGATTGCGCAGAAGAAGTATCCCGAGGCTGAGGATCTGGTGAAGGAGGCGCTTAAAAAACATCCGGAGGACCCAGCATTGACTGCCCAGCTTGCGGCTGTGCTTGTGGCTCAGGATAAAGCCGAGGCGCTTCCGCTACTACAGGAGTTCCATCAAAAGCATCCGGATGACGCAGCTCTGACACGAATGCTGGCGCAGGTGAACGCGGATGCAGGAGACTATGAAGCATCCGATGAACTGTACGTCAAAATGCTCGCCGCCGATCCCAAGGATGCCGATCTGTTGGCTGGACATGGACAAAACCTAATCCGGCTGCATCGTTATGCCGAGGCTATGAAAGCTTTTGAGCAGGCGACCTCGATCGATGAAACGAATGGTGAGGCCTGGAATGGGCTGGCCTTTGCCTCCTTTGAGATGCATCAGCCTACGATCACGCTGCACGCTCTTTCCGTACGGTCAAAATATTTGCCTGAAACGGCAACAATCTACTTCCTATGGGCGACTGCATACGATACGCTTCACGACAAGAAGCAGGCCTCTGCCTACTATCACCAATTCCTGGACACAGCCAATGGTAAGTTCCCGGATCAGGAATGGCAGGCGAAGCAAAGACTGGCGGTGCTCGAAAAGGGGCGATAG
- the hpnH gene encoding adenosyl-hopene transferase HpnH codes for MAVPISQMWTVASYILKKRLSGQKKYPLVLMLEPLFRCNLACAGCGKVQYPPHILKKQLSPEECFHAVEECGVPMVSLPGGEPLLHPQIVEIVNGLVERKKYIYLCTNALELKKRLHEFTPSKYLTFSVHLDGQREHHDMSVCREGGYDIAVEGIKEAVKRGFRVTTNATFFDGTDPNSVRSFFDEVMSMGVEGIVLSPGYSYEKAPDQQHFLGRAKTRRLFRAILSNRKKSWKFNMSPLFLEFLMGKRNYECTAWGSPAYNIFGWQKPCYLLQDGYTDTFQELLDTTNWDEYGTASGNPKCANCMVSCGYEPTAVNAGFGSLSGFFAMAKAAIFSSYKDQGALDLLNNHTTFTAERSHLVKIEGVSLTPQVAQLEETRA; via the coding sequence ATGGCTGTACCAATTTCACAGATGTGGACCGTAGCAAGCTATATCCTCAAAAAGAGGCTGAGCGGCCAGAAGAAGTACCCGCTCGTGCTGATGCTCGAGCCACTCTTCCGCTGCAATCTGGCGTGCGCTGGATGTGGCAAGGTGCAGTATCCGCCACACATTCTCAAGAAGCAGTTAAGCCCCGAAGAGTGCTTCCATGCAGTCGAAGAATGCGGCGTCCCCATGGTCTCGCTACCTGGCGGCGAGCCGCTGCTGCACCCGCAGATCGTCGAGATCGTCAACGGCCTGGTCGAGCGTAAGAAGTACATTTATCTCTGCACCAACGCGCTCGAACTCAAGAAGCGTCTGCACGAGTTCACGCCTTCGAAGTACCTGACTTTCTCGGTTCATCTCGACGGCCAGCGTGAGCACCACGATATGTCCGTCTGCCGCGAAGGTGGTTACGACATCGCCGTCGAAGGCATCAAGGAAGCAGTGAAGCGTGGTTTCCGCGTCACTACTAACGCCACCTTCTTCGACGGCACCGATCCAAACAGCGTCCGCAGCTTCTTTGACGAAGTAATGTCCATGGGCGTTGAAGGCATCGTACTTTCGCCGGGATACAGCTACGAAAAGGCTCCGGATCAGCAGCACTTCCTCGGTCGCGCCAAAACTCGCCGTCTCTTCCGCGCCATTTTGTCCAACCGCAAGAAGTCGTGGAAGTTCAACATGTCGCCGCTCTTCCTCGAATTCCTGATGGGCAAGCGTAACTACGAGTGCACCGCATGGGGTTCGCCCGCGTATAACATCTTCGGATGGCAGAAGCCCTGCTACCTGCTCCAGGATGGCTACACCGACACCTTCCAGGAACTGCTCGATACGACTAACTGGGATGAATATGGCACCGCCAGCGGCAACCCCAAGTGCGCTAACTGCATGGTAAGTTGCGGTTATGAACCGACTGCCGTAAACGCAGGCTTTGGTTCGTTGAGTGGATTTTTCGCGATGGCCAAGGCTGCAATTTTCTCCAGCTACAAAGACCAGGGTGCTCTCGATCTGCTCAACAATCACACCACCTTCACGGCAGAGCGTAGCCACCTCGTTAAGATCGAGGGCGTCTCGCTCACGCCGCAAGTGGCCCAGCTTGAGGAGACACGCGCATGA
- a CDS encoding phytoene/squalene synthase family protein: MDAIEGEGSVMADLQAASIEIPTLDESYAVCCAIAKREAKNFYYSFVALPEARRNAICAIYAFMRKADDLSDDESLSLDERRCLMDNWLADWKCARSGSPTSDPVFIAVRDAASSFNIPYSLLDELVAGTTMDLDARPSNQPDTYATFADLYRYCYLVASVVGLVCIRIFGYSEPYAEKLAEETGIAFQLTNILRDVAEDAERNRVYLPLEDLAAHGVSLDQLLHRNGRDITPKERALLKSIADRAEAYYASAQQLLPLIDPESRPALWVLVSIYHSLLKRIVSADYDVFSKRASVPTVKKLSILFVGITRMGAMRLSRRIFSQ, from the coding sequence ATGGACGCGATTGAAGGCGAGGGCAGCGTGATGGCTGATCTTCAAGCCGCATCGATCGAGATCCCAACTCTGGATGAGTCCTATGCGGTCTGTTGTGCAATCGCCAAGCGCGAGGCAAAGAATTTTTATTACTCCTTTGTAGCTCTGCCCGAGGCTCGTCGCAACGCAATCTGCGCTATCTACGCCTTCATGCGCAAGGCGGACGATCTCTCTGACGATGAGAGCCTCTCGCTCGACGAACGCCGCTGCCTCATGGATAACTGGCTTGCCGATTGGAAATGCGCTCGCAGTGGGTCACCGACCTCTGACCCTGTGTTCATTGCAGTCAGAGATGCTGCGTCAAGCTTCAACATTCCTTATAGCCTGCTCGACGAACTGGTCGCGGGCACTACGATGGACCTCGATGCGCGTCCTTCCAATCAGCCCGACACCTACGCAACATTCGCTGATCTATATCGTTATTGCTATCTTGTAGCCTCCGTTGTTGGACTCGTCTGCATCCGCATCTTCGGCTACTCAGAGCCATATGCAGAGAAGCTTGCGGAAGAAACGGGCATAGCTTTTCAACTCACCAATATCCTGCGTGATGTGGCCGAGGATGCAGAACGCAATCGTGTATACCTGCCGCTCGAAGACCTGGCCGCGCATGGCGTTTCACTCGATCAGCTGCTACATCGCAATGGCCGCGATATCACGCCGAAGGAACGCGCATTACTGAAGTCGATAGCGGATCGCGCCGAGGCATACTATGCCTCGGCGCAGCAGCTCTTGCCGCTGATAGATCCGGAAAGCCGCCCAGCCCTGTGGGTCTTGGTATCGATCTATCATTCGCTGTTGAAGCGTATTGTGAGTGCGGATTATGACGTCTTCTCAAAACGCGCAAGTGTTCCGACCGTCAAAAAGTTAAGCATCTTATTTGTCGGCATAACGCGCATGGGAGCAATGCGGCTCTCCCGCCGGATATTCTCTCAATAG
- the hpnE gene encoding hydroxysqualene dehydroxylase HpnE — protein MTAASISSTPGIRKTQHVVTIVGGGVAGLTAACALADAGFRVQVLERRSYPGGRASSYLHPGTGEVIDNCQHVLFGCCTNLIDLYQRIGVADKIFWDSKMTLIEPGGRRSVLAPSSLPAPMHGLPGILKSNCFSLADKFSIIFALVSVMLKKKQDPDEDLASWLKSHRQTRGAMNRFWWLVIASALNADLDQIAMPYAAKVIRELFLNSANAGSMGMSTVPLSDLYRGAEDYLKARHSEIIYNANVDAAEWDEEAQLWTVTAAGKPYVSESLILALPFEATAKLLPKMPANEDAIQLAEELKKLEHWPICSVHLWFDREITELPHAVLLDRDIHWMYHKSRWQPQRNSNASYIELVVSVSREFAALSREQALARAIEQLAEFFPEVKKAKIVKSALIKEVRATFGVPPGIDAVRPSAVSPWPNCFLAGDWIATGWPSTMESAARSGYLAAEALCNNLGDDRQLLVADLKPTGLMRFFC, from the coding sequence ATGACAGCCGCCTCTATCTCTTCGACCCCCGGAATCCGCAAGACGCAACACGTCGTGACCATCGTCGGCGGCGGAGTGGCAGGCCTCACTGCGGCTTGTGCTCTAGCCGACGCCGGCTTTCGCGTCCAAGTGTTGGAACGCCGCAGCTATCCAGGAGGACGTGCGTCTTCCTATCTGCATCCGGGTACTGGCGAGGTCATTGATAACTGTCAGCATGTACTCTTCGGTTGCTGTACAAATCTCATCGATTTATACCAACGTATCGGAGTAGCGGATAAGATTTTCTGGGACAGTAAGATGACTTTGATCGAGCCCGGTGGACGACGTTCTGTGCTGGCACCATCCAGCCTTCCAGCGCCAATGCACGGCCTTCCCGGCATCCTCAAATCAAATTGCTTTTCATTGGCTGACAAGTTCTCAATCATCTTTGCCCTTGTTAGCGTAATGTTGAAGAAAAAACAAGACCCTGATGAAGATCTTGCAAGCTGGCTGAAGTCCCATAGGCAGACGCGTGGCGCAATGAATCGTTTCTGGTGGCTGGTAATAGCCAGTGCTTTGAACGCCGATCTTGATCAGATAGCGATGCCTTATGCTGCAAAAGTTATTCGCGAACTGTTTCTCAACTCGGCCAACGCAGGCAGCATGGGCATGAGCACCGTACCATTAAGCGACTTGTATCGCGGCGCAGAGGATTACCTCAAAGCTCGTCACAGCGAAATCATCTACAACGCCAACGTCGATGCCGCCGAGTGGGACGAAGAGGCTCAGCTATGGACCGTGACCGCTGCGGGCAAGCCCTACGTCTCTGAAAGCCTCATCCTCGCGTTGCCCTTTGAAGCGACCGCGAAACTGCTGCCAAAGATGCCCGCGAACGAAGACGCAATCCAGCTTGCAGAAGAACTCAAAAAGCTGGAGCATTGGCCTATCTGCAGCGTTCATCTATGGTTTGACCGCGAGATAACAGAACTGCCTCATGCAGTGCTCCTCGATCGAGATATTCACTGGATGTATCACAAGTCTCGCTGGCAGCCGCAGCGAAACTCAAATGCCAGTTACATCGAACTCGTAGTCAGCGTCTCACGTGAGTTTGCGGCGCTTAGCCGAGAGCAGGCATTGGCGCGCGCGATAGAACAACTCGCCGAATTTTTCCCTGAAGTAAAGAAGGCGAAGATAGTAAAGTCCGCGCTGATCAAGGAAGTCCGTGCCACCTTCGGTGTTCCGCCCGGAATAGACGCTGTGCGTCCAAGTGCTGTTTCTCCCTGGCCTAACTGCTTTCTCGCCGGGGACTGGATTGCGACCGGATGGCCCTCAACAATGGAGAGCGCAGCTCGCAGCGGCTATCTCGCTGCAGAAGCGTTATGCAACAACCTGGGGGACGATCGTCAGTTACTCGTCGCAGACCTCAAACCGACAGGCTTGATGCGATTTTTCTGCTAG
- the hpnA gene encoding hopanoid-associated sugar epimerase — protein MKVFLTGATGFVGHHVARELAAQGATLRLLVRKSSNLANLEGIIGETYTGDLSDPESIKPALADCDAVMHVAADYRLWIPDPKSMYRANVDGTRELLRLAREAGVRRVVYTSSVATMGFRADGLIINEDTPVSLSSMVGHYKRSKFLAEQEAIAAARAGQQVMILNPTTPVGSNDSKPTPTGRIFVDFLNHKFPAYVDTGLNLVDVSEVAKTHVAALEVGRPGERYILGGENLTLKQILDKMSAITGIPSPTVQIPFAVAAAYAFFEENITGRILRKEPRATLEEVRMGRKKMFASSAKAQQELGFRVAPVYPAMRTAIEWFRANGYAPPA, from the coding sequence ATGAAAGTTTTTCTAACAGGCGCGACCGGGTTTGTGGGCCATCATGTGGCCCGCGAACTCGCCGCTCAGGGCGCTACGCTTCGGTTGCTCGTACGCAAAAGTAGCAATCTCGCCAATCTCGAAGGCATCATCGGCGAGACGTATACTGGCGATCTCTCCGATCCAGAATCGATCAAGCCCGCACTCGCCGACTGCGATGCGGTAATGCACGTGGCCGCCGATTATCGCCTGTGGATACCCGATCCCAAATCGATGTACCGCGCCAATGTGGATGGTACCCGCGAGCTACTTCGACTTGCCCGAGAAGCTGGCGTACGCCGCGTTGTCTATACGTCGAGTGTGGCGACTATGGGTTTTCGTGCCGATGGCCTGATCATCAATGAAGACACGCCTGTATCGCTTTCCTCAATGGTCGGTCATTACAAGCGCTCCAAGTTTCTTGCCGAGCAGGAAGCGATCGCAGCAGCCCGTGCTGGCCAGCAAGTGATGATCCTGAATCCGACCACGCCCGTAGGATCAAATGACAGCAAGCCTACGCCGACAGGGCGCATCTTCGTGGATTTTCTCAACCACAAGTTTCCAGCCTACGTCGATACCGGCCTGAATCTTGTCGATGTCTCTGAAGTGGCTAAAACCCATGTGGCCGCGCTTGAGGTTGGTCGCCCGGGCGAGCGTTATATTCTCGGCGGCGAAAATCTCACGCTGAAACAGATTCTAGACAAAATGTCCGCCATCACCGGCATCCCATCGCCTACGGTTCAGATTCCATTCGCTGTGGCCGCAGCCTACGCCTTTTTTGAAGAGAACATCACCGGACGTATCCTTCGAAAAGAGCCTCGCGCCACCCTCGAAGAAGTGCGCATGGGGCGGAAAAAGATGTTTGCGTCATCGGCCAAAGCGCAGCAGGAGTTGGGCTTTCGCGTTGCTCCTGTGTATCCAGCAATGCGGACAGCAATCGAGTGGTTTCGCGCAAACGGCTACGCGCCACCGGCATGA
- a CDS encoding zinc-dependent alcohol dehydrogenase: MSTTVAITTMTAAVLYGKEDVRIEQVPVPHAAPGELIVRVVAALTCGTDLKIYRRGYHARMIQPPALFGHEVSGIVVEIGDGVTNFAVGDRVVPLNSAPCGKCYFCLRDQENLCEDLLFNNGAYAEFIRVPARIVAKNTLLIPKDVPLEYAALTEPLACALHGFEDSSPRPGDTVAVIGGGPLGLMILHVAALAGCKVIAVVKRNAQVEAARSLGAAHVIQTTDVTDVAAAVCALTPNQRGVDIAIEAVALPETWHQAVAMVRNGGVVNFFGGPAAGTEVSLDTNRLHYGDLTLKATFHHTPAICRQAFALIASGEFNAERFITGHAPLSELNAVFTQLLDRGNDIKTAILPGMTEIER, encoded by the coding sequence ATGTCAACGACCGTTGCAATCACGACCATGACCGCCGCAGTTCTCTACGGCAAAGAAGACGTGCGCATTGAACAGGTTCCTGTTCCACATGCCGCTCCTGGCGAGCTGATTGTGCGCGTGGTAGCTGCGCTAACATGCGGCACAGATCTCAAAATTTATCGGCGCGGCTACCATGCACGAATGATTCAGCCGCCAGCTCTCTTTGGACATGAGGTTTCGGGCATCGTCGTTGAGATAGGGGATGGCGTTACAAATTTCGCTGTTGGAGATCGCGTAGTCCCGCTTAATTCAGCTCCTTGCGGCAAATGCTATTTCTGCCTGCGCGATCAGGAAAATCTCTGCGAAGATCTTCTCTTTAACAACGGCGCATATGCGGAATTCATTCGCGTCCCCGCACGTATTGTCGCAAAAAATACGTTGCTCATTCCTAAGGATGTTCCGCTGGAGTATGCCGCACTTACCGAGCCATTGGCATGTGCCTTACATGGCTTTGAAGATAGCAGCCCGCGACCTGGCGATACCGTCGCAGTCATTGGCGGAGGGCCGCTGGGCCTGATGATCCTGCATGTCGCCGCGCTCGCTGGATGCAAGGTAATTGCAGTAGTCAAGCGTAATGCACAGGTTGAGGCAGCGCGTTCTCTGGGCGCTGCTCATGTGATCCAGACAACGGACGTTACAGACGTCGCCGCCGCCGTGTGTGCGCTCACGCCTAATCAGCGCGGCGTCGACATCGCTATCGAAGCAGTAGCCCTTCCAGAGACATGGCACCAGGCTGTGGCCATGGTGCGCAATGGTGGTGTGGTGAACTTCTTCGGCGGTCCCGCTGCGGGTACAGAAGTGAGCCTGGATACCAATAGATTGCACTATGGCGATCTCACGCTTAAAGCTACTTTTCACCACACGCCTGCAATCTGCCGTCAAGCGTTTGCATTGATAGCGAGTGGTGAGTTTAACGCCGAGCGTTTCATTACCGGCCATGCTCCATTAAGTGAATTGAATGCAGTCTTCACTCAATTGCTTGATCGCGGCAACGACATCAAGACGGCGATTCTTCCTGGCATGACGGAGATAGAACGATAG
- the hpnC gene encoding squalene synthase HpnC, whose protein sequence is MSSVSKTAEVTSQRELLLEQGWASLPTNYRFPVTPPTLEEARAWCKHLAETHYENFHVASWFLPKKFRPHFHAIYAYCRVSDDLGDETGNREQSLALLDLWREELDACYAGKARHPVFVALAETIRICRIPKEPFADLLIAFKQDQIITRFASMDEVLAYCRYSANPVGRLVLYACGYSDPERFRLSDATCTALQLANFWQDVAEDYQRDRIYLPQDAMQRFGVTEALIASGQATPEFRALLKYEVAYAQSLFEAGLPLLEMVDAELALDLDLFSRGGMEILRAIEKRNYDVLTERPAISKATKIALALRAVSGKLLPWTRLKARAA, encoded by the coding sequence ATGAGCAGCGTAAGTAAAACCGCCGAAGTAACCAGCCAGCGTGAACTGCTTTTGGAGCAAGGTTGGGCGTCTCTGCCCACCAATTATCGTTTTCCTGTGACGCCGCCTACATTAGAAGAAGCCCGTGCCTGGTGCAAACATCTGGCCGAGACACATTACGAAAATTTTCATGTCGCGTCCTGGTTTCTGCCTAAGAAATTTCGTCCGCATTTCCACGCTATCTATGCTTACTGCCGCGTCTCTGACGATCTCGGCGACGAGACAGGTAATCGTGAGCAGTCGCTTGCGTTGCTCGATTTATGGCGCGAAGAACTGGATGCCTGTTATGCGGGCAAAGCGCGCCATCCTGTCTTCGTCGCGCTTGCTGAAACGATTCGCATCTGCAGGATTCCCAAAGAGCCATTCGCTGATCTGCTCATCGCTTTCAAGCAGGATCAGATCATAACTCGATTCGCCTCTATGGATGAAGTTCTGGCCTACTGCCGCTACTCCGCCAATCCAGTCGGACGGCTAGTGTTGTATGCCTGCGGCTACTCCGATCCAGAGAGATTTCGTCTTTCCGATGCAACTTGTACGGCACTGCAATTGGCCAACTTCTGGCAGGATGTTGCGGAAGACTATCAGCGCGATCGCATCTATCTTCCGCAGGATGCAATGCAACGCTTCGGCGTGACGGAAGCGTTGATTGCCAGCGGACAAGCCACGCCTGAATTTCGTGCGCTGCTCAAGTATGAGGTTGCGTATGCACAATCGCTGTTTGAAGCAGGACTGCCTTTGCTTGAGATGGTAGATGCTGAACTCGCACTCGATCTGGATCTCTTCAGCCGCGGCGGCATGGAGATTCTCCGAGCAATAGAAAAGCGCAATTATGACGTGCTGACAGAGCGACCAGCTATCTCCAAGGCAACGAAGATCGCGCTCGCCTTGCGCGCCGTCTCGGGCAAGCTTTTACCATGGACGCGATTGAAGGCGAGGGCAGCGTGA